In the Spirochaetia bacterium 38H-sp genome, CTCTGGAGGAGCTGGAGAGAATATCTGTTTTGGAACCTGAGTTTGTGGGTATCAACTCAAGAGATCTTGTGAGCTTTAATGTTGATATTTTAACCCCTGTCAAGTTAAGACGACATATTTCCTGGGATGCACGTGTGGTTTTTGAATCCGGGCTATGGGAGTTTTATCATGCCTATTTTGCTTCTTCTTCTGGTGCTGCTGGTATCCTTGTGGGAGAAGCACTTATGAGAGAGCCGGAGAGATTTGAAGGATTGGCAGCAGGTCTATCCGCAGGTCAGAGGACAAGAGCAGAAGGGCAATCTTTTTGGCAGTATCTTATGGTTAGGCTTGAGAAGCATCGCCCTCTTGTGAAAATATGCGGACTTACTAGAGAAGAAGATGTAGCCTTTGCAGACAGACTTGGTGCCGATTTATTGGGATTTGTTCTTGCGGATTCTCCCAGAAGGGTAAACAGAGATTTCTTGAGTACTATTGGCAGAACTCAGGCAAAAAAAATAGGCGTGGTTGTCGAAGGCCAAGGGATATCCATAGAAGATGCTGTAGCTCTTGTAAAAGATGGCTTGCTGGATGCGCTCCAGTTCCATGGTGATGAGCCTAAAGAGCGTTTAATGAGTTTGGATATACCATGGTATAAAGCGGCAAGAATAGAAGATGTCTCAGATATGGATTCTGCACTTGCGTATAATTCTCCAAGACTGCTCATAGACGCAAAATCAGAACATGCCTACGGAGGTACGGGCAAAAGCATAGATGATTCTCTCATTGATTATGCAAAAACAAAAACAAGCTTATGGATTGCCGGTGGTCTTTCTCCCGATAATATTAAGAATATCGTAAGGAAATATAATCCTGAGTTAGTGGATGTTTCTTCTGGTGTGGAAGAATCTCCAGGCAAAAAAGATAAGGCAAAATTAAAACAATTTTTTGAGGAGCTTTTTGATGCAGCTTTATAATGACTTTTTTGGCAGGTTTGGAGGTCGTTATGTTGCAGAGGTTTTGAGAAAACCTCTGGATGAGTTAGAACAGTCTTTTATAGCTGCCATGAGTAATGAAGGCTTTCTTTCTGAGCTGGAGTATCTGCAAAAGACATATATAGGTCGTCCTACTCCGCTTATGTTTGCTGAGAATGCAAGTAATATTCTGGGAGGCAGTAAAATATATATAAAAATGGAAGGTCTTGCCAATACTGGCGCACATAAGATCAATAATGCCCTAGGGCAAGCTCTGCTTGCAAAAAAGATGGGTAAAAGCAGAATAATAGCAGAAACAGGGGCTGGACAGCATGGAGTGGCTACGGCAAGCGT is a window encoding:
- a CDS encoding bifunctional indole-3-glycerol phosphate synthase/phosphoribosylanthranilate isomerase codes for the protein MQKIKTDSDIGIKEDILKKIIYDRIKRIDRYGHTQGLTIPDKRQYPVIPFGRAPFIITEIKRCSPSRGNIAGGMDIYLQAEKYVKQGSRNISVLTEEQYFGGSLSDLMTIKARFPQISILRKDFLLDEADVDVSYRAGADAVLLIAGILDDVTLRLMYDKTKELGIAALVEVHSLEELERISVLEPEFVGINSRDLVSFNVDILTPVKLRRHISWDARVVFESGLWEFYHAYFASSSGAAGILVGEALMREPERFEGLAAGLSAGQRTRAEGQSFWQYLMVRLEKHRPLVKICGLTREEDVAFADRLGADLLGFVLADSPRRVNRDFLSTIGRTQAKKIGVVVEGQGISIEDAVALVKDGLLDALQFHGDEPKERLMSLDIPWYKAARIEDVSDMDSALAYNSPRLLIDAKSEHAYGGTGKSIDDSLIDYAKTKTSLWIAGGLSPDNIKNIVRKYNPELVDVSSGVEESPGKKDKAKLKQFFEELFDAAL